A region of Streptomyces sp. R44 DNA encodes the following proteins:
- a CDS encoding trypsin-like peptidase domain-containing protein, which translates to MNNGKPNWWSRPSTTPEAARIPTPPPADEADGDFPLPAPQPSPGQEPATQAAPTAEPAPVAAPAPAGGPEPAAGAPVGRPAAAAESPAPVPAPTATPSADAASQAHESVPGPAVELTKSAPAPEAVDEPVPPAEPAPAPVPPAEPARQPLHVPDEYRTPPYGEPGPWAPAPPVQRPPAAVPPQVHHQAPPQPQPQPQATPWVQYDPWAAAGAGVPPQPAKKSRKGLAVAGALVFALITGGIGGGIGAYVERNGGLTTVELPQADAGDTGRAPDSVAGIAASALPGVVTLHVKGNGSSGTGTGFVLDTKGHILTNNHVVDGAASSGDISVTFSSGETARAKLIGKDTGYDLAVVQVTGVSGLRALPLGNSDDVRVGDPVVAIGAPFDLSNTVTSGIISAKERPITAGGEKGDGSDISYVDALQTDAPINPGNSGGPLLDSKARVVGINSAIRAAGDGESGGGQAGSIGLGFAIPINQGKRVAEELINTGKATHPVIGVSLDMQFQGDGARVGEKGKDGSASVTAGGPAAKAGLRPGDVITKVDGQRVHSGEELIVKIRAHRPGDKLELTLTRNGKELTKTLTLGSSQGT; encoded by the coding sequence ATGAACAACGGGAAGCCGAACTGGTGGAGCCGGCCTTCGACCACACCGGAGGCGGCGCGGATACCCACGCCGCCGCCGGCGGACGAAGCCGACGGCGACTTCCCCCTGCCCGCACCCCAGCCGAGCCCGGGCCAGGAGCCCGCCACGCAGGCGGCACCGACGGCCGAGCCCGCGCCAGTGGCGGCGCCCGCGCCCGCCGGAGGTCCCGAGCCGGCGGCCGGCGCACCCGTGGGACGGCCCGCTGCGGCGGCCGAGTCCCCGGCGCCGGTGCCCGCCCCGACCGCCACGCCCTCGGCGGACGCCGCGTCCCAGGCCCACGAGTCCGTGCCCGGGCCGGCCGTCGAGCTGACGAAGTCGGCGCCCGCGCCGGAGGCCGTCGACGAGCCCGTACCCCCGGCGGAGCCGGCCCCCGCCCCCGTACCCCCGGCGGAGCCCGCTCGGCAGCCCCTCCACGTGCCCGACGAGTACCGGACGCCGCCCTACGGTGAGCCCGGGCCGTGGGCGCCCGCGCCGCCCGTGCAGCGGCCGCCCGCCGCCGTACCGCCGCAGGTGCACCACCAGGCCCCGCCGCAGCCCCAGCCCCAGCCCCAGGCGACGCCGTGGGTGCAGTACGACCCCTGGGCGGCCGCCGGGGCCGGCGTCCCGCCGCAGCCCGCGAAGAAGTCCCGCAAGGGCCTCGCGGTGGCGGGTGCGCTCGTCTTCGCCCTCATCACCGGCGGCATCGGCGGCGGCATCGGCGCGTACGTCGAGCGGAACGGCGGGCTCACCACCGTCGAGCTCCCGCAGGCCGACGCCGGCGACACCGGCCGTGCACCCGACAGCGTCGCCGGGATCGCCGCCAGCGCCCTGCCCGGCGTCGTCACCCTGCACGTCAAGGGCAACGGATCCTCCGGCACCGGCACCGGGTTCGTCCTCGACACCAAGGGCCACATCCTCACCAACAACCACGTCGTCGACGGCGCCGCGTCCTCCGGGGACATCTCGGTGACCTTCTCCAGCGGCGAGACGGCCCGCGCCAAGCTCATCGGCAAGGACACCGGTTACGACCTGGCAGTCGTCCAGGTCACCGGCGTCTCCGGCCTCAGGGCGCTGCCGCTCGGCAACTCCGACGACGTCCGCGTCGGCGACCCCGTCGTCGCCATCGGCGCCCCCTTCGACCTCTCCAACACCGTCACCTCCGGCATCATCAGCGCCAAGGAGCGCCCGATCACCGCCGGCGGCGAGAAGGGCGACGGCAGCGACATCAGCTACGTCGACGCGCTCCAGACCGACGCCCCCATCAACCCCGGCAACTCCGGCGGCCCGCTGCTCGACTCCAAGGCCCGGGTCGTCGGCATCAACAGCGCCATCCGCGCCGCCGGCGACGGCGAGAGCGGCGGCGGCCAGGCCGGCTCCATCGGCCTCGGCTTCGCCATACCGATCAACCAGGGCAAGCGCGTCGCCGAGGAGCTCATCAACACCGGCAAGGCCACCCACCCCGTCATCGGTGTGAGCCTCGACATGCAGTTCCAGGGCGACGGCGCCCGCGTCGGCGAGAAGGGCAAGGACGGCTCCGCGTCCGTCACCGCGGGCGGCCCGGCCGCCAAGGCGGGACTCCGGCCCGGGGACGTCATCACCAAGGTCGACGGCCAGCGCGTGCACAGCGGCGAGGAGCTCATCGTGAAGATCCGCGCCCATCGTCCCGGCGACAAGCTGGAGCTCACCCTGACCCGGAACGGCAAAGAGCTGACAAAGACGTTGACGCTCGGGTCCTCGCAGGGCACCTGA
- a CDS encoding DUF3117 domain-containing protein, which produces MAAMKPRTGDGPLEVTKEGRGIVMRVPLEGGGRLVVELTPDEAEALGDALKKVVG; this is translated from the coding sequence ATGGCGGCCATGAAGCCGCGGACGGGTGACGGCCCGCTCGAGGTGACCAAGGAGGGGCGGGGCATCGTCATGCGCGTTCCGCTCGAAGGCGGCGGTCGGCTTGTCGTCGAGCTGACCCCGGACGAGGCCGAGGCGCTGGGCGACGCCCTCAAGAAGGTCGTCGGCTGA
- a CDS encoding FG-GAP-like repeat-containing protein, with protein sequence MRPSPSARLLRGALTAGVALGLSATVLSSPARAADGWTRCPDNAVCGFSRPLYQGDMIVIREPMASLGAWDNRIRSFVVKLPGYADAVCFYPRPGLDPEGAVHFYTSDSFDESAYPGLDATVSSVDVGPEADDFCGTEGRYPVLYDNVKHRPSTPPATGAFGDIDRDGYADVLGRNMVGQLWTSHSYDSAGRTLLVGSGWDGMTAPTRHGDQDGDGNEDVYARDRAGVLWFYPGNGHGWFKPRLKVGSGWNTMRDLAAAGDLTGDGKGDLLAADSTGVLWTYPGDGKGRFGARQKAGVGWKAMNELVGAGDMNSDKKADLVARDTAGRLWLYPGNGRGWFSPRKLIGTGGWNGASELAGLGDVTGDGRPDLVAHIPGRKSYEGRLPLRVYPGTADGRLGAPRDLGDVRSTGFVF encoded by the coding sequence GTGCGTCCTTCTCCTTCCGCGCGCCTTCTTCGCGGCGCGCTCACGGCGGGTGTGGCCCTGGGCCTGTCCGCCACCGTGCTGTCCTCGCCGGCGCGCGCGGCCGACGGCTGGACCCGGTGTCCCGACAACGCCGTGTGCGGCTTCAGCAGGCCGCTGTACCAGGGCGACATGATCGTGATCCGGGAGCCGATGGCGTCCCTCGGCGCCTGGGACAACCGCATCCGGTCCTTCGTGGTGAAGCTCCCCGGCTACGCCGACGCGGTCTGCTTCTACCCGCGGCCGGGGCTCGACCCCGAGGGGGCCGTGCACTTCTACACCTCGGACTCCTTCGACGAGAGCGCCTATCCCGGTCTCGACGCGACGGTCAGTTCCGTGGACGTCGGCCCCGAGGCGGACGACTTCTGCGGCACCGAGGGCCGCTATCCGGTCCTGTACGACAACGTGAAGCACCGGCCGTCGACGCCGCCCGCGACCGGGGCCTTCGGCGACATCGACCGGGACGGGTACGCCGACGTCCTCGGCCGCAACATGGTCGGTCAGCTGTGGACGTCCCACTCCTACGACAGCGCCGGCAGGACACTCCTCGTCGGCAGCGGCTGGGACGGCATGACCGCGCCGACCCGACACGGGGACCAGGACGGCGACGGCAACGAGGACGTCTACGCCCGCGACAGGGCCGGCGTGCTCTGGTTCTATCCCGGCAACGGCCACGGCTGGTTCAAGCCCCGCCTGAAGGTCGGCAGCGGCTGGAACACCATGCGCGACCTGGCGGCGGCCGGGGACCTGACCGGGGACGGCAAGGGCGACCTGCTCGCCGCCGACAGCACCGGAGTCCTGTGGACGTACCCGGGAGACGGCAAGGGCCGGTTCGGCGCCCGCCAGAAGGCCGGCGTCGGCTGGAAGGCGATGAACGAGCTCGTCGGGGCCGGCGACATGAACTCCGACAAGAAGGCCGACCTGGTCGCCCGCGACACGGCGGGCAGGCTCTGGCTCTACCCGGGCAACGGCCGCGGCTGGTTCTCCCCGCGCAAGCTCATCGGCACCGGCGGATGGAACGGCGCGTCCGAGCTGGCCGGCCTCGGCGACGTCACCGGCGACGGCCGGCCCGACCTGGTGGCGCACATCCCCGGCCGGAAGTCCTACGAGGGCCGGCTCCCGCTCCGCGTCTACCCCGGCACCGCCGACGGGCGCCTCGGCGCGCCCCGGGACCTCGGCGATGTCCGGTCCACCGGCTTCGTCTTCTGA
- a CDS encoding sec-independent translocase: MFSDIGALELVTLVVLAVLVFGPDKLPKVIQDVSRFIRKVREFSDSAKQDIRSELGPEFKDFEFEDLNPKTFLRKQLETNEDLKELKELRGTFDLKKEMNEVADAVHGRETTPAAPAPAAVNGSPDLLKKQDKPDTPERPPYDSDAT, encoded by the coding sequence GTGTTCAGCGACATAGGCGCACTCGAGCTGGTGACGCTCGTGGTCCTCGCCGTGCTCGTCTTCGGGCCGGACAAGCTCCCGAAGGTGATCCAGGACGTCTCGCGCTTCATCCGGAAGGTCCGCGAGTTCTCCGACAGCGCGAAGCAGGACATCCGCAGCGAGCTGGGCCCGGAGTTCAAGGACTTCGAGTTCGAGGACCTCAACCCCAAGACGTTCCTCCGCAAGCAGCTGGAGACGAACGAGGACCTCAAGGAGCTCAAGGAGCTGCGCGGCACGTTCGACCTCAAGAAGGAGATGAACGAGGTCGCCGACGCCGTCCACGGCCGGGAGACCACGCCCGCGGCGCCCGCCCCGGCGGCGGTCAACGGCTCCCCGGACCTGCTGAAGAAGCAGGACAAGCCGGACACTCCTGAGCGTCCTCCGTACGACTCCGACGCCACCTGA
- a CDS encoding O-methyltransferase: protein MRQLRGQERAITANRQTSWSFADAFVAEDEALRWARERAREAGLPSVSPGTGGALRLLAATADAKAVAEIGTGTGVSGIYLLLGMRPDGVLTTVDLQPERQQLAKTAFRAAGFAGNRARFIPGRALDVLPRLADGGYDLVFCDGDRLEYLDYLAESLRLLRPGGLVCFEGVFAEGRTVDSGAQPAEVQRLRELLRAVRESQELVPSLLPVGDGLLCAVRRG, encoded by the coding sequence TTGCGTCAACTACGGGGACAGGAGAGGGCCATTACCGCCAACCGGCAGACGAGCTGGTCGTTCGCCGACGCCTTCGTCGCCGAGGACGAAGCTCTGCGCTGGGCCCGTGAGCGGGCCCGGGAGGCAGGGCTGCCCTCGGTGTCGCCGGGCACCGGTGGGGCGCTGCGCCTGCTCGCCGCGACGGCGGACGCCAAGGCGGTGGCGGAGATCGGCACCGGCACGGGCGTGTCGGGCATCTATCTGCTGCTCGGGATGCGACCGGACGGCGTCCTCACGACGGTGGACCTCCAGCCGGAGCGGCAGCAGCTCGCCAAGACGGCGTTCCGGGCGGCGGGCTTCGCGGGCAACCGGGCGCGGTTCATCCCCGGCCGCGCCCTGGACGTGCTGCCCCGGCTCGCGGACGGCGGGTACGACCTCGTGTTCTGCGACGGCGACCGGCTCGAGTACCTGGACTACCTCGCTGAATCGTTGCGCCTGCTGCGACCGGGGGGTCTCGTCTGCTTCGAGGGCGTCTTCGCGGAGGGCCGCACGGTCGATTCGGGGGCGCAGCCGGCGGAGGTCCAGCGGCTCAGGGAGCTGCTGCGCGCGGTGCGGGAGAGCCAGGAGCTCGTCCCCTCGCTGCTGCCGGTGGGCGACGGCCTGCTCTGCGCCGTACGACGGGGCTGA
- a CDS encoding Mrp/NBP35 family ATP-binding protein, translating to MATEDAVLEALATVNDPEINKPITELGMVKSVEIEPDGKVAVTVYLTVSGCPMRDTITQRVTEAVSRVEGVTSVDVSLDVMSDEQRKELAAALRGTSAEREVPFAKPGSLTRVYAVASGKGGVGKSSVTVNLAAAMAADGLKVGVVDADIYGHSVPRMLGADGRPTQVENMIMPPSANGVKVISIGMFTPGNAPVVWRGPMLHRALQQFLADVYWGDLDVLLLDLPPGTGDIAISVAQLVPNAEILVVTTPQQAAAEVAERAGSIAVQTHQKIVGVVENMAGLPCPHCDEMVDVFGTGGGQKVADGLTQTTGATVPVLGSIPIDVRLREGGDDGKPVVLSDPDSPAGAALRAIAGKLGGRQRGLSGMSLGITPRNKF from the coding sequence ATGGCTACGGAAGACGCGGTGCTCGAAGCACTGGCGACGGTGAACGACCCTGAGATCAACAAGCCGATCACTGAGCTCGGCATGGTCAAGTCGGTGGAGATCGAACCGGACGGGAAGGTCGCCGTCACGGTCTACCTGACGGTCTCCGGCTGCCCGATGCGCGACACCATCACGCAGCGCGTGACCGAGGCCGTCTCCCGGGTCGAGGGCGTCACCTCCGTCGACGTCTCGCTGGACGTGATGAGCGACGAGCAGCGCAAGGAGCTGGCGGCGGCGCTGCGCGGCACGAGCGCCGAGCGCGAGGTGCCCTTCGCGAAGCCGGGCTCGCTGACCCGGGTGTACGCGGTGGCGTCCGGCAAGGGCGGCGTCGGCAAGTCCTCCGTGACCGTGAACCTGGCCGCGGCGATGGCCGCCGACGGGCTGAAGGTCGGTGTCGTCGACGCGGACATCTACGGCCACAGCGTGCCGCGGATGCTGGGCGCGGACGGCCGTCCGACCCAGGTCGAGAACATGATCATGCCGCCGTCCGCGAACGGCGTGAAGGTCATCTCCATCGGCATGTTCACCCCGGGCAACGCCCCGGTGGTGTGGCGCGGACCGATGCTGCACCGCGCGCTCCAGCAGTTCCTGGCGGACGTGTACTGGGGTGACCTGGACGTCCTCCTGCTCGACCTGCCCCCGGGCACCGGCGACATCGCGATCTCGGTCGCGCAGCTCGTGCCGAACGCGGAGATCCTGGTCGTCACCACCCCGCAGCAGGCGGCGGCCGAGGTCGCCGAGCGGGCCGGCTCGATCGCCGTCCAGACCCACCAGAAGATCGTCGGCGTCGTCGAGAACATGGCGGGCCTGCCGTGTCCGCACTGCGACGAGATGGTCGACGTGTTCGGCACGGGCGGCGGCCAGAAGGTCGCGGACGGCCTGACGCAGACCACGGGCGCGACGGTCCCGGTCCTCGGCTCGATCCCGATCGACGTGCGCCTGCGCGAGGGCGGCGACGACGGCAAGCCGGTCGTCCTGTCCGACCCCGACTCCCCGGCGGGCGCGGCCCTGCGCGCCATCGCCGGCAAGCTCGGCGGCCGCCAGCGGGGCCTCTCGGGCATGAGCCTGGGCATCACGCCGCGCAACAAGTTCTGA
- the sigE gene encoding RNA polymerase sigma factor SigE, protein MVGAPLDTTRADRGGAAAPVDRGGVLRRLLRSAGEPKSVTDTADRFRTTDSAPTTATFASDAESQAWTPPTWEEIVSTHSGRVYRLAYRLTGNQHDAEDLTQEVFVRVFRSLSTYTPGTFEGWLHRITTNLFLDMVRRKQRIRFDALADDAAERLPSREPSPQQAFNDTHFDADVQQALDTLAPEFRAAVVLCDIEGLSYEEIAATLGVKLGTVRSRIHRGRSHLRKALKHRSPEARAERALASVGWEAGTA, encoded by the coding sequence ATGGTAGGGGCTCCACTGGACACCACCAGAGCCGACAGGGGAGGTGCGGCTGCGCCTGTGGATCGGGGAGGAGTGCTTCGGCGTCTTCTCAGGTCGGCGGGTGAGCCGAAATCCGTGACCGACACCGCTGACCGTTTCCGCACCACCGACTCCGCTCCCACCACCGCGACCTTCGCATCGGATGCGGAATCGCAGGCGTGGACCCCTCCCACCTGGGAGGAGATCGTCAGCACGCACAGTGGCCGGGTCTACCGCCTCGCCTACCGCCTGACGGGCAACCAGCACGACGCCGAGGACCTCACCCAGGAGGTCTTCGTCCGCGTCTTCCGCTCGCTGTCGACGTACACCCCGGGCACCTTCGAGGGCTGGCTGCACCGCATCACCACCAACCTCTTCCTCGACATGGTCCGCCGCAAGCAGCGCATCCGTTTCGACGCGCTCGCCGACGACGCGGCCGAGCGGCTCCCCAGCCGCGAGCCCTCGCCGCAGCAGGCGTTCAACGACACGCACTTCGACGCCGACGTGCAGCAGGCCCTCGACACCCTCGCGCCCGAGTTCCGCGCGGCCGTCGTCCTCTGCGACATCGAAGGCCTCTCGTACGAGGAGATCGCCGCGACCCTCGGCGTGAAGCTCGGCACCGTCCGCAGCCGCATCCACCGCGGCCGCTCCCACCTGCGCAAGGCGCTCAAGCACCGCTCGCCCGAGGCCCGGGCGGAGCGTGCCCTCGCCTCCGTCGGATGGGAGGCAGGGACAGCGTGA
- a CDS encoding CBS domain-containing protein, translated as MAAGAPRIFVSHLAGVPVFDPVGDQVGRVSDLVAMLRVGRRPPRLLGMVVEVLSRRRVFVPMTRITGLASGQVITTGVVNMRRFERRPTERLVLGELLDRRVTLVESGEEVTVLDVSIQQLPARRDWEIDRVFVRKGKGGVLSRKGETLTVEWSAVTGFSLEEHGQGAENLLATFEKLRPADLANALHHLSPKRRVEVAAALDDDRLADVLEELPEDDQIEIIGKLKEERAADVLEAMDPDDAADLLSELPEEDQERLLTLMQPDDAADVRRLLAYEERTAGGLMTTEPIVLRPDATVADALARVRQQDLSPALAAQVYVCRPPDETPTGKYLGTVHFQRLLRDPPFTLVSSLVDSDLPPLGPDTPLPAVTSYLAAYNMVAAPVVDESGSLLGAVTVDDVLDHLLPDDWRETEFHEEGAGHGR; from the coding sequence ATGGCGGCAGGCGCCCCCCGGATCTTCGTCTCCCATCTCGCCGGAGTCCCCGTCTTCGACCCCGTCGGCGACCAGGTCGGCCGCGTCAGCGACCTCGTCGCCATGCTCCGCGTCGGCCGCCGGCCGCCCCGGCTGCTCGGCATGGTCGTGGAGGTGCTCAGCCGCCGCCGGGTCTTCGTCCCGATGACCCGGATCACCGGCCTCGCCTCCGGCCAGGTCATCACCACCGGCGTCGTCAACATGCGGCGCTTCGAGCGGCGCCCCACCGAGCGGCTCGTCCTCGGCGAGCTCCTCGACCGGCGCGTCACGCTCGTGGAGTCGGGCGAGGAGGTCACCGTCCTCGACGTCTCCATCCAGCAGCTGCCCGCCCGCCGCGACTGGGAGATCGACAGGGTCTTCGTCCGCAAGGGCAAGGGCGGGGTCCTGAGCCGCAAGGGCGAGACGCTGACCGTCGAGTGGTCGGCCGTCACCGGCTTCTCCCTGGAGGAGCACGGCCAGGGCGCCGAGAACCTGCTCGCCACCTTCGAGAAGCTGCGCCCCGCCGACCTCGCCAACGCCCTCCACCACCTCTCCCCCAAACGGCGCGTCGAGGTCGCCGCCGCCCTCGACGACGACCGGCTCGCCGACGTCCTCGAGGAGCTGCCGGAGGACGACCAGATCGAGATCATCGGCAAGCTGAAGGAGGAGCGGGCCGCCGACGTCCTGGAGGCGATGGACCCGGACGACGCGGCCGACCTGCTGTCCGAGCTGCCCGAGGAGGACCAGGAGCGGCTGCTCACCCTGATGCAGCCGGACGACGCGGCCGATGTGCGCCGGCTCCTGGCGTACGAGGAGCGCACGGCGGGCGGTCTGATGACGACCGAGCCGATCGTGCTGCGCCCCGACGCCACCGTCGCGGACGCCCTGGCCCGGGTCCGCCAGCAGGACCTGTCGCCGGCCCTGGCCGCGCAGGTGTACGTGTGCCGGCCGCCGGACGAGACGCCGACCGGGAAGTACCTGGGCACGGTGCACTTCCAGCGGCTGCTTCGCGACCCGCCGTTCACGCTGGTCAGCTCGCTCGTGGACAGCGACCTGCCGCCGCTCGGGCCGGACACCCCGCTGCCGGCCGTGACCAGCTATCTCGCCGCGTACAACATGGTCGCCGCGCCCGTGGTCGACGAGAGCGGCTCGCTGCTCGGCGCGGTCACCGTCGACGACGTGCTCGACCACCTGCTGCCGGACGACTGGCGGGAGACCGAGTTCCACGAGGAGGGGGCCGGGCATGGCCGCTGA
- a CDS encoding DUF1003 domain-containing protein, producing MAAERTQDRERERERSVPRIRLDLPRERRSRLLPQYDPEAFGRLSERIARFLGTGRFLVWMTLTVVVWIGWNIFAPVSLRFDEYPFIFLTLALSLQASYAAPLILLAQNRQDDRDRVNLEQDRKQNERSIADTEYLTREIAALRMGLGEVATRDWIRSELQDLIKELEERRDLFPSGEDRGSDVPDR from the coding sequence ATGGCCGCTGAGCGCACGCAGGACCGGGAGCGCGAACGGGAGCGGTCCGTGCCCCGCATCCGGCTGGACCTGCCGCGCGAGCGGCGGTCCCGGCTGCTTCCGCAGTACGACCCCGAGGCCTTCGGGCGGCTCTCGGAGCGGATCGCCCGCTTCCTGGGGACGGGCCGCTTCCTGGTCTGGATGACACTGACCGTCGTCGTCTGGATCGGGTGGAACATCTTCGCGCCGGTGTCGCTGCGGTTCGACGAGTACCCCTTCATCTTCCTGACGCTCGCGCTGTCCCTGCAGGCCTCGTACGCGGCGCCGCTGATCCTGCTCGCGCAGAACCGGCAGGACGACCGGGACCGGGTCAACCTCGAACAGGACCGGAAGCAGAACGAGCGGTCGATCGCGGACACCGAGTACCTGACCCGGGAGATCGCGGCGCTGCGGATGGGCCTCGGCGAGGTCGCCACCCGCGACTGGATCCGCTCGGAGCTCCAGGACCTGATCAAGGAGCTGGAGGAGCGCCGGGATCTATTCCCGTCCGGCGAGGACCGGGGAAGTGACGTACCCGACCGTTGA
- a CDS encoding zf-HC2 domain-containing protein — protein MSGTRPPSPTPAEHHLGDRLAALVDGELGHDARERVLAHLATCARCKAEADAQRTLKSVFASAAPPPPSAGLLARLQGLPGGPGEPGGPGGPRGPLEELLGAGGVKSDGFATAAVVTPHPGTPGAGFRIHEVGPRRSGTSGRGRRFAFAAAGAVSFAAIALGGTLPLEASVSASARGPQGSGTAVTPLRATATGGGTGTAIGRGTRSGERPGAQSVDGAEPLAGVTPAAVPQGPVVAAAQGTVPSGAVPPDAVRSAAAPLVAVRLRNPAPQSLLALSPFIRPTAPALQLAFAPGPSPMASPTTGPLGSHR, from the coding sequence GTGAGCGGCACACGTCCCCCGTCACCGACCCCCGCGGAGCACCACCTCGGGGACCGGCTGGCCGCGCTCGTCGACGGCGAACTCGGCCACGACGCCCGCGAGCGGGTCCTCGCCCACCTCGCGACCTGCGCCCGCTGCAAGGCCGAGGCCGATGCCCAGCGCACGCTGAAGAGCGTCTTCGCCTCGGCGGCTCCGCCACCGCCCTCCGCGGGCCTCCTCGCGCGGCTCCAGGGCCTCCCCGGGGGCCCCGGCGAGCCGGGAGGACCCGGCGGACCGCGCGGGCCCCTCGAAGAGCTCCTCGGCGCGGGCGGCGTGAAGTCCGACGGCTTCGCCACCGCCGCCGTCGTCACCCCGCACCCCGGTACCCCCGGGGCCGGTTTCCGCATCCACGAGGTCGGCCCACGCCGCTCCGGGACGTCCGGGCGGGGCCGGCGCTTCGCCTTCGCGGCGGCCGGCGCCGTCTCGTTCGCGGCGATCGCCCTCGGCGGCACCCTGCCCCTCGAAGCCTCGGTGAGCGCGAGCGCGCGCGGCCCCCAGGGCAGCGGCACCGCCGTCACCCCGCTGCGGGCCACCGCGACCGGCGGCGGCACGGGCACGGCGATCGGCCGGGGCACCCGCTCCGGCGAGCGTCCGGGCGCCCAGTCCGTCGACGGTGCCGAGCCGCTCGCCGGGGTCACCCCGGCCGCGGTCCCGCAGGGGCCGGTCGTGGCCGCCGCACAGGGCACGGTTCCCTCGGGCGCGGTCCCGCCGGACGCGGTGCGCTCGGCCGCCGCGCCGCTGGTGGCCGTACGGCTCCGGAACCCGGCCCCGCAGTCGCTGCTCGCCCTCTCGCCGTTCATACGACCGACGGCTCCGGCCCTCCAGCTGGCCTTCGCCCCCGGGCCCAGCCCGATGGCCAGCCCGACGACCGGGCCGCTCGGCTCCCACCGCTGA
- a CDS encoding enoyl-CoA hydratase/isomerase family protein, with amino-acid sequence MADTVLYEVSDGLATITLNRPEAMNAMNVAAKVALRDAAETAAADPAVRAVLLTAAGDRAFCVGQDLKEHVGLLMSDRESGTSETMNTVRDHYNPIVRALTGMRKPVVAGVNGVAAGAGFGFALAADYRVVADTASFNTSFAGVALTADSGVSWTLPRLIGASRASDLLLFPRSIGAQEAYELGIVNRLVPAADLAAEAEKVARTLAAGPTVAYAALKESLAYGADHSLTEALGKEEELQTLAGASEDHTIAVRAFIAKEKPAYLGR; translated from the coding sequence ATGGCCGACACGGTGCTGTACGAGGTGAGCGACGGGCTCGCCACCATCACGCTCAACCGGCCCGAGGCCATGAACGCGATGAACGTGGCGGCGAAAGTCGCCCTCCGGGACGCCGCGGAGACCGCCGCGGCCGACCCCGCCGTACGGGCGGTGCTGCTCACGGCGGCCGGCGACCGGGCGTTCTGCGTGGGCCAGGACCTGAAGGAGCACGTCGGGCTGCTCATGTCGGACCGGGAGTCCGGCACGAGCGAGACGATGAACACGGTCCGTGACCACTACAACCCGATCGTGCGCGCGCTCACCGGCATGCGCAAGCCGGTCGTCGCGGGCGTGAACGGCGTCGCCGCCGGGGCCGGCTTCGGCTTCGCGCTCGCCGCGGACTACCGGGTGGTGGCGGACACCGCGTCCTTCAACACCTCCTTCGCGGGGGTCGCGCTCACCGCCGACTCGGGCGTGTCATGGACGCTGCCCCGGCTGATCGGCGCGAGCCGGGCCTCCGACCTGCTGCTCTTCCCGCGCTCGATCGGCGCCCAGGAGGCGTACGAGCTCGGCATCGTGAACCGGCTGGTCCCGGCCGCGGACCTGGCCGCCGAGGCGGAGAAGGTGGCCCGCACCCTCGCGGCGGGCCCGACGGTGGCGTACGCGGCCCTGAAGGAGTCCCTCGCCTACGGCGCCGACCACTCCCTCACCGAGGCCCTCGGCAAGGAGGAGGAGCTCCAGACGCTGGCGGGCGCCTCGGAGGACCACACGATCGCGGTCCGCGCGTTCATCGCCAAGGAGAAGCCGGCGTACCTGGGCCGCTGA